In the genome of Labrus bergylta chromosome 7, fLabBer1.1, whole genome shotgun sequence, the window aaatggatgttGTTAATAGTAGTGTTATTAAACTACATGAGAACTTTACGGTGATTGCAAATATCTTAAACTAAGGCCCCAAAAGAGAATTGGAAGCCTAAATGACATTAACTTGCAAATTCTCTTCAGATAATGAAGGACAAAATACTTTTGAAGactattttttgtatttctttatgaGAGGGACCCAAACCACGTGTTGATTTATATAGACTTAATGGATGTTTAGggatgtttttagtttttatattgtttgatATGAACACACTGGCAATCTTTTGGTAATGGCTTCAATGTTTCTGTGATATTTTCTTTAATGGATGGAAATTCAAGTTTGTTGCCTgcattagatttttttgtgcGTAGAGCTCTGCAAGCTGTGGATGAAAAGAATCAGAATtcataaaatattgttttatgcTCCGCAGCTGGGCTAACTTGGCTTTTGATCTCTTTTTCCTTGGTGGAAATATGCAAGGTATTTAGGCTGAGTTGCTCCTGCCTGGATTCATAAAAAGGgagtgaggaagaagagagataATAGAGGGATGATGTTCATTGTCTGCCTGTAGCCATCGAGAGAAGAATGAATATGAAAATGCAACTTAAAATCTGCCTTACGGTCTTTTTGTGGCTTCATTTTGAGCATTTGCTGCAATGTAAGTAGACTCAGAGGATCTTTTAACAGGACTGACATTTTTGGGTCGTGACACATTGATACTGCATGAGCTGTTAAATGTACAAAGTGTCTGTGAATGCAAGCTGtttgcagtgatttttttttttcaatcatgcCACTTTAAACTTTTCTTCTTTAGATGTTTCTGCAGGCACTCATCCAGCCTCTATTGCGAATGCAAACCTGATGTTTGAGGTACTTTCTCATATCACATACAACAGAAGAATTCTTGCAGAATAAGTGATCAATGTCTCTTTGTATCCTGTATGCAGTTCTTACTGGGCGGGGTAGAGCTCGACCAGGACAACAACATTATCCTCCACGACAAGGAGCTGGCATCGATGAGGCCGGCCAGGGCTTTCCTGTCTCAGATCAATGACAACTACCCCAGAAATCTGAGCTCCATGATGCAGATGGTGGCCACTTTGGAGGGTCGAAGGAGGAGGCCTCTGACTCAGGATCAGTTTGAGAGTCTTACCCTGAGCATGGTGTACTCCGCCCACCGGACCAGGCATCAGGACAGACAGGAGCGGGAGGCCTGGGGTGCAGTGCTCCTCCATTTGGCTAATGTCACAGTTCACGAACTACGCGGAAGTCACCTCTTCAGTTATGACTGATGCACACGCTGACATTTTATATGAGGCAAAGGTGCGTTCAATAAATCCCTTTCCTTACATTCTCATGTCAAGTGTATTCATATATTTGCatgtaataaaatatttgttGCACAAGAGAAGACTCAATTGCATTAGAAAAGTTTTATTATAATACAGTAGAAAAGCTTTTGTGAGAACATACAAGAGTAGAGATAAACAACAAATATATGAAACATTTCTTAACATTCAAACAATCCCTGAAGTTTGAGGcacaacagaaaataacagaGGAATATGCACATCTGTTTTCAGGCTTTTATCCGTTACTTCTTCTGCGTCCgggattgtttttgtttggtaaACACAGTCTTGGTCTTTGTTTTGGTCTCCGATTCTTCCAGAGAAGCAAGCTTCTTCTTGAGCTTTGCGTCCACAGGGAGTCCTCTCCTGTCCCTGCCGGAGCGTGGCTGAGTCCTCCTCTGGCTTTTCAACCCGTCTGCTGAGCTTTCTTTCTCAGCTGTGTCCCGATCGCCGATCAATGACTCGTTTCTGTCCCAGACCAGCACCGTTACACCTGTGAATGAACATTTAGAAGCTTCAGTAACATTAACTCATCAGATAACAACTAAGCAATCACTAAGGTGCTTTATAAAGAACTTACCCATTCCTGATCCAAGCACATCTCCCATTGGATTGAATTTATTGAcctgtaaataaatattgtatacgtttattgtttttggaagaaattattttttttttttctggtaaaaaaaaaaaaaatactcacagATTTGATCCCTGCAACATTGGGATCTTGCAGCTGATACACAAGTTCTGCGGTGTTGGAATCAAAGATGTCGACGGTCCTCTTATCACCGGGGGAAATCCGATCATCAGGGTAACGGCCCGCTACAATGAGGTCATAGACAGGGTGCCATGTGGCCTGCAGCCAAAAATACACAGAAGAGCATTATTGTAAAGGCACATTCTTAATCtcattttgaaacttttttttttaaatctcaaagtTGTGCAGTACTTTAGGTTTGGTTGGCTGCAACAATAATGTCAATATGAAACAGGGGTGTGATTGgcatagagaaaaaaagatgaaattatCCCCCCACAAGTTAATTTTTTAGCTTCTTACATTTCTTTTCCTGTGTTTTGATAGaatttgtgtcttttctgcAGCACATTATAATTATATAGAATTGTGTCCTCTAGTTAGTGTTCATTTGGTAAATATTTGcacaatgtttaaaacattaattaGAATACTTTTGCAAAGGTGCACTTCTTCTTCTAAGAGttcttgtgctttttttccccaccaaCAGAGGTTTTGAGCTTGCCTACATTAGTGCCTCCCTCGACTTccatttaaagttaaagtaaacTTCGGAAGCTGTAAACACACCTGGGCTGAAATATTTTAGTTGTGGGAATCACTGCCATGATTATTTGAGTCTCCTGGGTCAACATTTCAGGTTGGAAAACCTTGAAGTCTTAATAAATCCAGAAGAATCACATCCCTGATGAAAAGGATCCAAAGTGAATAAAggtttggtgtgtgtctgtaaagcTACACTGAGGTTTGGTGACGATGTTTGCCTCGAAGTTGTGACTCCAGAGGGAGAAACATACCTTAATGGGTGTGAGATGCTGAAACTGTCTGTGAGGATGTTGGATGATATGTTGAGGCTTCGACCAATCAGGTGACGAGTAGACCCGGATCTGGTCGTACTGGTCAGTGGTGAGCAGCTTTGAGCAGTCCAGAGGGTTAAAATAAGCTGTGAGGAGACGACCATCAGAGTTTTACCAAAATAATCCTGATTTTATCCTCTGTCTGTGTTATTAGACACTAGTGCTCATACATTTTACACTCTTGTTTGGTTTTACAACAAAAATTATATTCTTAAACAAAAAAGTAAGTAAACTCTACAAACTTTGACTAAACAGAAATAGTAGACTACCAGAGGTCCTTTAAAAGACAGGACCAGAAGAACTTAATCAATCATCTACATTTGCATCACTTAAACTACCAATACGTTCCAATGTTTGgaaatgcatgtttaaaaaaaaaagctgatctATAAATTTGTAGTAAACCTAAGAAGTGTAACTTAATAAAGTTAGCAGTTTCTCTGAGTGAGATCTTTACCTGAGTTGACCGCGCGCTCATGAGGCATTTCATGGAGGAAGCTTGTCTTGTCTTTGATGTTTCTCAGGTCCCACAGCTTCACCGTGTGGTCAACTGAGGCAGTCGCCAACAACCAATCACAGCGGGAGTTGAACTCCGCATGGGTCACTTTGGCTTTGTGCAACCTTTCACCAAAAAtctaaaacataaatacagaaacaaatctTCAAATCCATTCAAACATGTCCTTGTTTGAAAAtgccttttcttgttttttggcTCAAAGAAGATTTATCAAAACAGAACAAGTCAACTTTCCGTGCTACAAATGCCAACACACCTTCTGCCCATCCAGACTCAGCAATAACAGCTGTCCCACGTTGTCTCCAGTCACCAGCATCTGTCTGCTCACAGACACATCTACACAGCAGTACCAATAACtggaacaaacagaacaaagggGATTCATTAGAtataacacatacacaaaattaaacagTGTGATGACTAATTATGATCAAAAGGGAAAATCTATCAAACTATCAAAAATTAGTTTTCTtactattaaaaaatatatattaatggAACAATGTGAATAAAACAAACCCTGAACTAGGAACATTTCAGAAACAGGCCACATGAATGGATGTAATTTTTACCACTGCTGTCCAGGGAAACATATCTAGGTATTTCCTacaacttttaatttgaaggatTTCACAAAAAAGGGAGGGTTGCATGTTTTGGGCTAAAATAtaaacagataataaaaaacaaagcatttctTAATGTAATCAAATCTAATTGTAAATGCATGCAGCATCAATATACTTTTGCATATCTAGTTTGAGCATCAGTCTTCTCACCAGACGTCGTGGTGATCGTGGCCACAGTCTTGAGTTCTGGACAGAATGGTGGGCCCGCGGCCCTCAAAGCTCTGCACGGTCAACGTTCCCTGACCAGAAGCCACATAGACTTTGGAAAGGTCCGTTGGGCAGAACTTCATCCCTCCGATAAAGTCTCCTGCTCCGCCCTGTGCAGTCAAACACAAACGCAGGCCAATCATAGGGCAGCTGTTTGCACGCCACTACCTCGCCAACATGAAACAGTAAACCAACAGGGGCCACCCGATGAGAAGACTGATGCTGGGCTGATCAAGCAGACTGCCTACAACCCTTTTCAAGTGTAGCTTTAGAAAAACAAGCTGGTCTACATCTTACTTCAGCGTGTCTGTGTTGGCAAACACTGTTAGAGTTTTTCCACTGAAATCTCGCAGGGCTGTGGTACCCGCAATAGAGGAGGTGAACAGCTGAGTGGGATTTAACTGGTTAAACTTCATGTCTGTAACTGAGTCTCCAGCCCCCATCTGAGTAAGAAACCAATAACAATGTGTCTTAATGTTAAAAAACTCTTCTTTCAACTTTGTTAAAACAAATCCGACCATCATGCATGAACTCACCCCTTGTAAGAATGTTTTCTTTGCGGGCGCCTTAAAGTCCCACAGGT includes:
- the LOC109982237 gene encoding protein FAM180A, producing MNMKMQLKICLTVFLWLHFEHLLQYVSAGTHPASIANANLMFEFLLGGVELDQDNNIILHDKELASMRPARAFLSQINDNYPRNLSSMMQMVATLEGRRRRPLTQDQFESLTLSMVYSAHRTRHQDRQEREAWGAVLLHLANVTVHELRGSHLFSYD
- the ddb2 gene encoding DNA damage-binding protein 2 isoform X2, with product MRNRPTKSDASESKSKVKKRTKGNSAPTLSKKLRGLKDGETSTQGPPPPPKSAGVQKRGWHGSILHYIYKSTLGQSLHSQMRQCLQEPFVRSLSSYHFHGATSPFDRRITCLEWHPTHPTTLAVGSKGGDIYLWDFKAPAKKTFLQGMGAGDSVTDMKFNQLNPTQLFTSSIAGTTALRDFSGKTLTVFANTDTLNYWYCCVDVSVSRQMLVTGDNVGQLLLLSLDGQKIFGERLHKAKVTHAEFNSRCDWLLATASVDHTVKLWDLRNIKDKTSFLHEMPHERAVNSAYFNPLDCSKLLTTDQYDQIRVYSSPDWSKPQHIIQHPHRQFQHLTPIKATWHPVYDLIVAGRYPDDRISPGDKRTVDIFDSNTAELVYQLQDPNVAGIKSVNKFNPMGDVLGSGMGVTVLVWDRNESLIGDRDTAEKESSADGLKSQRRTQPRSGRDRRGLPVDAKLKKKLASLEESETKTKTKTVFTKQKQSRTQKK
- the ddb2 gene encoding DNA damage-binding protein 2 isoform X1, with amino-acid sequence MRNRPTKSDASESKSKVKKRTKGNSAPTLSKKLRGLKDGETSTQGPPPPPKSAGVQKRGWHGSILHYIYKSTLGQSLHSQMRQCLQEPFVRSLSSYHFHGATSPFDRRITCLEWHPTHPTTLAVGSKGGDIYLWDFKAPAKKTFLQGGGAGDFIGGMKFCPTDLSKVYVASGQGTLTVQSFEGRGPTILSRTQDCGHDHHDVCYWYCCVDVSVSRQMLVTGDNVGQLLLLSLDGQKIFGERLHKAKVTHAEFNSRCDWLLATASVDHTVKLWDLRNIKDKTSFLHEMPHERAVNSAYFNPLDCSKLLTTDQYDQIRVYSSPDWSKPQHIIQHPHRQFQHLTPIKATWHPVYDLIVAGRYPDDRISPGDKRTVDIFDSNTAELVYQLQDPNVAGIKSVNKFNPMGDVLGSGMGVTVLVWDRNESLIGDRDTAEKESSADGLKSQRRTQPRSGRDRRGLPVDAKLKKKLASLEESETKTKTKTVFTKQKQSRTQKK